The Ipomoea triloba cultivar NCNSP0323 chromosome 4, ASM357664v1 DNA segment ctggaactttggtgcacctagtttcacttacaagtgcacatattttcgcatctattttcacttacaagtgcaagtaatttaccttattaatattcatgcacctatttttgcaATTACTTTCACtcacaaatgcaagtaatttactttgttaatattcatgcacctgggtgcaacctaggtgcacctagttataacataggttgcacctagttataacattaggtgcacctagtattgatgctcactgtacaattcacttgcacctgtaatacattttacttgcatctgcaatacattttatttgcacttgtgcaagtaatttactttgttaacattcatgcacctggttgcaacctatgtgcacctagttatagcaataggtgcacctggttataacattaggtgcacttagtattgatgctcattgtacaatttacttgtacttgtaatacattttacttgcacgtgtgcacctattttcacttgcaggtgcaagtaatttgccttgttaacatttatgcacctgggtgcacctatgtgcatctagttataacattacgtgcacctagttataacgttatgtgcaactacatttcggacacgtggcgcgctgtgattcgtccgcagttctctcctgggcggccagtacgcacctgaacgcgatcctatatatattattaagttCCTGTGCGGTAGGGTGTTTTCGGTGGTTTTAGAtgcgtaattttctttttaatgtgcgtgatttttcttcttaaggtgcgtgaacctaaagcttaaggtgcttgatttttccttcttaaggtgcgtgagttgttgaaacttaatgtgcgttattttaaaactttaggtgcgtggcttgtatacttaaggtgagCGGTTTGCGTACTTAAAGTGCGCAATGTATTCTCAACTAAAGGTACAccgcaccatttaaaaactgtAGCTGCGTGGTTTATGTTtttagcttaaggtgtgtgatttgtatacttaaggtacgccgttttaatgcttaagatgagtaccgcacaaccgcacaAGAAGATATATCCGCATCTGAAttcttccctatatatatatatatatatatatatatatatatatatatcctttttttttattgaatattaTAAAGGATAAGAACAATATATaagtaaaagattaaaaaatctATGTTAAGCAACCCGGTTGACATTGTCTTAGAAAATAGGAGAATTATGATGATTCATCTAATCTGCACCAAAGTTTGtctccatatatgaatatgccTAATTGAGCTTGTTTGGTGTTGTTGGGTCTTCTATGGGATGGAGTGAGTTCTCGATAATTTGCTATTTATTTTGTGCAAAAGTTTGTTTGCCCTATATATCTGATTGACCATGTCTAGTTTTGTTGAGTCTTTTGTTTGATGGAGTGTTAAGTCTTATGTTAGATGGAGTGTTAAGTATTATGTTAGATGGAGTGAGATATACTCCAAGTACAGTCAATATTTGTCCTACAATGTGAATACCCCTCCAAATTTTATCGTTTGTTGCCCTATATATCTGATTGAGCATGTCTAGAGTTGTTGAGTCTTTTGTTAGATGGAGTGTTAAGTCTTATGGTAGATGGAGTTATACTCCAAGTACAGTCAATATTTGTCCTATATTATCCTTCATACGGCGAATAATTATTGGGTGTTCATGAATTAGGTGACCccattattattaaaagtaaatttaCTTGTCCAATTAAAaaatagggaaaagggtcaaataggccctcaaactttacctaaaagtacaattagcccctcaaacaTTCAAAAGGTTCAATTACACACACAAACTTATCATTTTGGGGCATTTAAATCCATATGACCGGTTGTTCCAGGTGAACAACCGGTCATATTTTTCTGACGAACATTCCGGCTACCGGCGGCCGGAATGTTCATCCCCAACCGTCTTCTCCAATGGAGAAGACTGTTCGTCTTCCCAATCTTCTCTATCGGAGAAGACGAACCACACTGGTTCGTCTTCTCCGGAGAAGACTGTTAGTCTTCTCCGGTTTCTAATGGTGACCCACTTGCTGACTTTGGATTGTTCAACCATTCAAGAAGAAGGCACTGGTTCGTTGGGTCAAACAGGAGACCAACAAAATTTTTCCGGCAAGGGGATTTCATCATCTTCTCCGGTAAGGATTTTTCCGGTGACTTCCTCTCTTATTATCCCTATGTGTTTAAAGTTGTATTTTGGAGATTGGTTTGCTGCCGGAAGTCCACGTTTTTCATCAGAACATATCTTCAAATCCGGCAGAAcgaatttttcttgttttctggTGGGCTTTTGTCCGCCGACCTCATTTATGCTCCCCAGTTGATGTTTGGTTGCTTCCGGTGGGCTGATTTTTTCAGACGAGTCATGGTGGGTTTTGGGTATGGCCATCACGTTGACGAACACTGGTTCATCTTCTCCATCGGAGAAGACGTACGGTCTGTCTTCTCCGGTGGAGAAGACGAACTGTCCGTTCGTCTTCTCCGGTGGAGAAGACGAACCAGTGAACCACACTGGTTCATCTTCTCCGGAGAAGACAAACCAGTGTGGTTCACTGGTTAACCAGTGTTCCGGAGAAGACGAACCAAACGAACACTTTCGTCTTCTCCGTTGTTGGGGATGAACATTCCGGCCGCCGGTGGCCAGAATGTTCGTCGGAAAAATATGACCGGTTGTTCACCTTGAACAACCGGTCATATGGGTTTAAATGCccaaaaataacaagtttgtgTGTGTAATTGAATCTTTTGAATGTTtgggggcctaattgcatttttaggtaaagttcgagggTTTATTTGACCCCTTTCCctaaaaaatataagaaattttagAGAGATAAGTAGCATTACTTGTAAATAGATGATTAAAACTCACTGTAGAAGCATACAGTAAATGTATACAAACGATAAGTCAACAAGGAAGCTATTGATGTCAAAGTGTGCAAATAACTTTTTCACATAATAAATTTAGCATCTTTCACTATCCAACAAAAACAGAAGGCATGAAAAGAGAATCCGATGATGACAAGACAGTATGTGTTACATTACTCCTCTAACTTAttagttggaaaaaaaatgaaacaaagatCATACATATGAATGGATCTAGCATCAGacatctttaatttacaagAAAACCTGTAACAACATCAGATATTTGATTGCAGCATCATGAAATTGCCATAATCCACATGAATCTGCAGTCCATAAACAGATAAACCAGACCCTAAACGTGTTCTTAATTTCTAGATCACTTGCGCTGAACTATCAGAACCTGCAACACTACTGTCATTGTAATCCTTTGATTGTGAGAAAAATGGATCCCATTCATGGGCTCCAATGTCATGCTGCCCTTCTTCCATCAACGCATATTTCCAGCTCaactcctcaacaaaatgcTCATCTCCGCGCCCTGCAACAACGTCCCTTCTCAGCTTTGTCACCTTATCAATCACACCCTGCACTGCTACATCAAATGCATCCTTAACAGACTCCAGTCTGGCCCGGGGGTCGGAATAGATCAGCCGCGGGATCAGGGCTATAACCGCCTCCCTCATCCCCTCCACCTGCTCAGGGGAGACCTGGCTGAGCCTCTCCTCTATGCTGGCATTCCCCCTCCGGATATCGGGCTCGGGGATGAACACAGAGAATGATGAATGGTTTCTGGGGAGATACCAGGTGTACTGTATGTAAGCAGAGCCTGGATGGAAGAACACGGGTATGCAGCCTGCTAACATTGCATCAAAGGCTGATCTTCTCGTGTAGGAATCCCCCTGTGGTTGCAGACAGAACACTGATTCCTGAAACATCTGCATTATGTTGCCGGGAGAATGGCAGCTGCTTTCACCATAATCGCACTTGAACAGCCTGCAAACCTTGGAATTCCTGCACTGTTGAATTATGTGGCCTCGGATTGATCTCGGGTTTCCAGGACGAGGAGCACCAGCAAAAGAAAACAGCCATTTTCTCTCCTTCTTCCTCATCCTGTCTTGCCAGGAAAACACCTCGGAATCTTTGGAGGGATGGAAGTATGTGGGATAAGGAATCCCGAAATCGTTTGAATTCCAGGGGCTGGATTCCACCACGAGAGTGGTCATGTTCTTAGCAGCCGGCAAGAGCAGAAGCTTGTTCCCCCAGTCTGATTCCTGATCCGTCAGCCGCCTGAAATCCCACGTTATCCTCCCGGCCACCAGGAAGTGATCCTTTCCTCCCATTATCCTCCACTCCGGCGTCTTCTCCAGCCACTTCACCAGATCAAGAGCAGCCGCATCTCTAACAGAGATGTTGTACCTGTAAGCATATaatttttgagtattattaactctggtacaatgtagtatctgttctaccaactttctcaacctactgaaacacaaagagtcaatgcctCCTGACTTTTCATTTGGGATCAGTCACTGGACCAGAAGGTCATTGGCACGGCAACCACATAATATTCAAACCTACTTTAATTAATAACTTAAATAAGAAAACGTTACAGTAGTACCCCCATAGATGCCTGGAAACTTCGAGCCCTGCAAAGAAAGGCACGAAAATGGCGGCCGCGAGAGAAGAATCGTTCGTTAAACACTCGTACTTTTTCATCCGATTCCTGAAGATCACTTCCAGTGCAAACTGATCCGTGGCGTACCATCCCGTCTCCGATAAAACTCCTCCCGCATTCTCCAATGGCGGTCCCAGCCCGCCATTGGCCATGAACTTACACATATCCGTCCAGGGGCTAAGCTTCTCGCACTCCTTCAGAATATCCTCATTGAACCTGGGAGGAAGATTATGCACATATACATACCGGCCGCCGCACGGATCGCTCTTGTTCTCTAACGACGTCGTCAACGCCCTGATAAAAGGAAATTTCCCAGAATCAATCACAGAATCCAATTCACCGCTCCCAGGATTAACCTTTCTCGATCCAAAACCGCCCACCTTCGGCCGATCAATCGCCGGAGAGCTGAGCAATTTAATCTCAGGAGAAACGGAAGCTAAACGATCTGATTCGGATTCAGTTACGCGATTGTGATTGCTCCGCTCGATCGCGAAATGGAAGCACCAGAAGAAAACGGAGAAGATCGCCGACAGTAACGCTAGGGTAAACAGACGGGAGTTCAGATTTCTGCCCGCCGCCTTCTCGACTCGTTCATTGGAGGTTAGCAACGTCGGCGAACGGCGTCTGATGATCATTAGATTAGCCGGTCGATCAAACATACATTCAAATCGAACAAGAAACCCTAGCAATATAATCCTCAATCATGCGAAACGCATAATGTACGAAACGAGAAAAACAGTGTCAGAACGACAATGAGAGATAGAGAAAGATGGAACAACGATTGAGTATGGCGCatgcaaggaagaagaagaagaagaacatcaGAATGCTAGTAACGTATGTGTGCACTGTGCTAGGGGTTTTGAGCTGAGGTGGTGGAGTCAgaaaaatcatgaaaatttataatcTCCACATCGATagtattatacggagtatatcatACACTAAGTGCTTAGCATATATAAATGATGCAAGATACTTCACATTAAAATTAATCTattaaaatcaatattaattatttaaattaaataactatgttaaatgtttaataaattagAATGTTAACCATTTAACTATAATATTTACTTATTAATATTGCTATTATCTTAATCACCTATCACAAATGGACTACCTTACAATagaatattgataaatattctcacaatatttattttaaaacacaCACACTAGCTTAGTTATGAGGTTATTAGATGAATTGAAACATGACATCAAGTTTGACTTCCTATCCAAGTTGTTTATTATCTTTTTAGTTTGAGTCGTTCAGTTATGGCAACCTATtataatttatctcattgtaGTCCTTTGCTAGCTAAGGTCACAAGGCAAGCTTCATCTAAAACGCACTTTTAAATAGTgattgtgagtttttttttttgtaaatcaaagtTAAATCAGATGAGATATTGAGTTATCA contains these protein-coding regions:
- the LOC116015083 gene encoding xyloglucan galactosyltransferase MUR3, whose translation is MFDRPANLMIIRRRSPTLLTSNERVEKAAGRNLNSRLFTLALLSAIFSVFFWCFHFAIERSNHNRVTESESDRLASVSPEIKLLSSPAIDRPKVGGFGSRKVNPGSGELDSVIDSGKFPFIRALTTSLENKSDPCGGRYVYVHNLPPRFNEDILKECEKLSPWTDMCKFMANGGLGPPLENAGGVLSETGWYATDQFALEVIFRNRMKKYECLTNDSSLAAAIFVPFFAGLEVSRHLWGYNISVRDAAALDLVKWLEKTPEWRIMGGKDHFLVAGRITWDFRRLTDQESDWGNKLLLLPAAKNMTTLVVESSPWNSNDFGIPYPTYFHPSKDSEVFSWQDRMRKKERKWLFSFAGAPRPGNPRSIRGHIIQQCRNSKVCRLFKCDYGESSCHSPGNIMQMFQESVFCLQPQGDSYTRRSAFDAMLAGCIPVFFHPGSAYIQYTWYLPRNHSSFSVFIPEPDIRRGNASIEERLSQVSPEQVEGMREAVIALIPRLIYSDPRARLESVKDAFDVAVQGVIDKVTKLRRDVVAGRGDEHFVEELSWKYALMEEGQHDIGAHEWDPFFSQSKDYNDSSVAGSDSSAQVI